A window of Candidatus Pantoea floridensis contains these coding sequences:
- the hglS gene encoding 2-oxoadipate dioxygenase/decarboxylase HglS produces the protein MPNFLSSDAIRTLFSQAMSAMYQQEVPQYGTLTQLVTAVNERTLEANPALKNRLSAADELSRLSVERHGAIRVGTAEELSTLRQMFAVMGMEAVGYYDLSQAGVPVHSTAFRPVSDRALRHNPFRVFTSLLRLELIDDAALRAKAAAILAARDIFTPGCRALIAQHQQQGGLNANDAARFVQEALETFRWHAHTTVDSGTYRALSEQHRLIADVVCFRGCHINHLTPRTLDIDRVQALMPSRGIDPKTLIEGPPQRQVPILLRQTSFKALEEAVHFNDGTPGTHTARFGEIEQRGAALTPKGRALYDRLLAEAGTGSDNQHHQQHLSAVFRDFPDDEETLREQQLAWFRYRLTEKGTDVPPRAGESVAQLLAEDRLAVEPIVYEDFLPVSAAGIFQSNLGDVAQARSAGNASKAEFESALGVAVLDEMALYQQMQQRSLERCGVASA, from the coding sequence ATGCCAAACTTCCTTAGCAGCGATGCGATCCGCACGCTTTTCTCTCAGGCGATGTCAGCCATGTATCAGCAGGAAGTGCCTCAATATGGCACGCTGACGCAGCTGGTCACCGCTGTCAATGAACGCACGCTGGAAGCTAATCCCGCGTTAAAAAACCGTCTATCGGCGGCTGATGAGCTCAGTCGGCTGAGCGTGGAACGTCACGGCGCGATTCGCGTTGGCACAGCAGAAGAACTCAGCACGTTGCGCCAGATGTTTGCCGTAATGGGGATGGAAGCGGTGGGTTATTACGATTTGTCACAAGCTGGAGTGCCGGTGCACTCCACGGCATTTCGCCCCGTAAGCGACCGTGCGCTGCGGCATAATCCGTTCCGCGTGTTTACCTCATTGCTGCGTCTGGAGTTAATTGACGATGCGGCATTGCGCGCTAAAGCTGCGGCGATTCTTGCCGCACGCGATATCTTTACGCCTGGCTGCCGCGCGCTGATTGCTCAACATCAGCAGCAGGGCGGTCTCAACGCGAATGATGCCGCCCGTTTTGTGCAGGAAGCGCTGGAAACCTTCCGCTGGCACGCGCACACCACGGTGGATAGCGGTACCTATCGCGCGCTCAGTGAACAGCACCGCCTGATCGCGGATGTCGTGTGTTTTCGCGGTTGCCATATCAACCATCTGACGCCGCGCACGCTGGATATTGATCGCGTGCAAGCGCTGATGCCCTCGCGCGGCATCGATCCCAAAACCCTGATTGAAGGCCCGCCGCAGCGCCAGGTACCGATCCTCTTACGTCAGACCAGCTTTAAAGCGCTGGAAGAAGCGGTACACTTTAACGACGGCACGCCGGGTACCCATACCGCGCGCTTCGGTGAGATTGAGCAGCGTGGTGCAGCACTGACGCCGAAAGGACGCGCGCTGTACGATCGGTTGCTGGCTGAAGCCGGCACCGGTAGCGACAATCAGCATCATCAGCAGCATCTCAGCGCTGTGTTCCGTGATTTCCCCGATGATGAAGAAACGTTACGTGAACAGCAGCTGGCCTGGTTCCGCTATCGCCTGACCGAGAAAGGGACGGATGTGCCGCCGCGTGCAGGTGAAAGCGTGGCACAATTGCTGGCAGAAGATCGCTTAGCCGTCGAACCGATCGTTTACGAGGATTTTTTACCGGTCAGCGCTGCAGGAATTTTTCAGTCGAATTTAGGTGATGTGGCACAAGCACGCAGTGCGGGCAATGCCAGCAAAGCCGAGTTTGAAAGCGCGTTGGGTGTAGCGGTACTGGATGAAATGGCGTTGTATCAGCAGATGCAGCAGCGCAGTCTGGAACGCTGTGGTGTTGCATCGGCGTAA
- a CDS encoding MFS transporter, with protein sequence MTSVEAVDVRQLINQSALSSWQKRLIALCFVVVALDGMDIALMGFIAPTLKASWGVTNHQLGMVISAALIGLALGAMVAGPLADRYGRRVMILLSVLFFGLWTLATAMAQNIEQMMLFRFLTGLGLGAAMPNVGTLVAEYAPERRRSFIITVVFCGFTFGAASGGFAASWLLPRYDWHSVMLMGGVLPLVVLPFLLRGLPESVRFLISRRAPAARIHAILERMLPGVVQPNSHYQSTELPTARRGSVATVVSRRYLFGSLMLWGGYFMGLFLVYLIGSWMPSLISTLGMSVTEAAIVTAMYQAGGTLGSLFAGWLMDRINANLALAAIYFCGGIAIVALGFSPAQVGLMSAIAFFSGFCFNGANTGMNALSASYYPTHARATGSSWMHGVGRVGAIISAFVGAELLTLGWSFSQIFLLLAIPAVLTTVMLVLKCRFGDHPTASE encoded by the coding sequence GTGACCAGCGTTGAAGCAGTAGACGTTCGCCAGCTCATCAATCAGAGTGCGCTAAGCAGCTGGCAGAAGCGCTTAATTGCGCTGTGCTTCGTGGTGGTCGCGCTTGATGGCATGGACATTGCCCTCATGGGATTCATTGCACCTACGCTTAAAGCCAGTTGGGGAGTGACCAATCATCAGCTTGGCATGGTGATCAGCGCCGCGCTAATTGGTCTGGCGCTGGGTGCCATGGTTGCGGGCCCGTTAGCCGATCGCTACGGCCGTCGCGTAATGATTTTGCTCAGCGTGCTCTTTTTTGGACTGTGGACGTTAGCCACCGCCATGGCACAGAACATCGAACAGATGATGCTGTTTCGATTCCTGACGGGGCTAGGGCTTGGCGCGGCGATGCCCAACGTTGGCACGCTGGTTGCTGAATATGCGCCTGAGCGCCGGCGCTCATTTATCATCACCGTTGTATTTTGTGGCTTCACCTTTGGCGCCGCGTCCGGGGGCTTTGCCGCCTCGTGGTTGCTACCACGCTATGACTGGCACTCTGTCATGCTGATGGGCGGCGTGCTGCCGCTGGTTGTGCTGCCTTTTTTACTGCGTGGCTTGCCTGAATCGGTCCGTTTTCTCATCAGTCGCCGCGCCCCCGCCGCACGTATCCACGCCATTCTTGAACGCATGCTGCCCGGCGTCGTGCAGCCAAATAGTCATTATCAGAGTACTGAACTGCCAACGGCCCGCCGGGGATCTGTCGCCACGGTAGTGTCACGACGTTATCTGTTTGGCAGTTTGATGCTGTGGGGCGGCTATTTTATGGGGCTGTTCCTGGTTTATTTAATTGGTAGTTGGATGCCTTCGCTAATCAGCACGCTAGGTATGTCGGTGACGGAAGCGGCAATTGTTACCGCAATGTATCAAGCGGGCGGCACCCTCGGCTCGTTGTTTGCCGGTTGGTTAATGGACCGCATCAATGCCAATCTGGCGCTGGCAGCGATCTACTTCTGCGGCGGCATTGCTATTGTCGCGCTGGGTTTTTCGCCAGCGCAGGTCGGCCTAATGAGCGCCATCGCCTTCTTTAGCGGTTTCTGTTTTAACGGTGCTAACACCGGTATGAATGCGCTCTCCGCCAGCTATTATCCCACTCACGCGCGCGCGACAGGTTCCAGCTGGATGCACGGCGTGGGCCGCGTGGGAGCCATCATCAGCGCGTTTGTCGGCGCTGAGCTGTTAACTCTCGGCTGGTCATTTAGCCAAATCTTTCTGCTGCTGGCGATTCCTGCGGTACTGACCACCGTCATGCTGGTATTGAAATGCCGCTTTGGTGACCATCCAACCGCCAGTGAGTGA
- a CDS encoding LysR substrate-binding domain-containing protein: protein MDKNILFNQRIRLRHLHTFVAVAQQGTLGRAAETLNLSQPALSKTLNELEELAGARLFERGRLGAQLTTLGEQFLIHAVKVLDALNHAGQSFNAPQPGRPVVIRLGALTTAAMGMLPQILDRFHAQQPNTTVQVATLHNNVLLAGLRAGEFDVGIGRMADSEMMAGLTYELLFLESLKLVVRPDHPLLSDNVMLSRAMQWPVVISPEGTAPRRIAQHMLNEQGCTLPANCVETSSTSLARQLALRYDYVWFVPSGAIKEDLSHDALCALPIASPGPGEPVGIITRSGSPLSLSAEVLIATIRKFHS from the coding sequence ATGGACAAAAATATCCTTTTCAATCAGCGCATTCGCTTGCGCCATTTACATACCTTTGTTGCGGTAGCGCAGCAGGGCACGCTGGGTCGTGCGGCTGAGACACTGAATCTCAGTCAACCCGCCCTATCGAAAACGCTTAATGAGCTGGAAGAACTGGCGGGAGCGCGGCTATTCGAACGCGGCCGCCTTGGCGCCCAGCTCACCACTTTGGGTGAGCAATTCCTCATCCATGCCGTGAAAGTGCTGGATGCACTGAATCATGCCGGACAGAGTTTTAACGCTCCGCAGCCCGGTCGCCCAGTGGTGATCCGCCTCGGCGCGCTCACAACGGCGGCCATGGGTATGCTGCCGCAAATCCTCGATCGTTTCCACGCGCAGCAACCGAATACCACCGTGCAAGTCGCTACCCTGCATAATAATGTGCTGTTGGCGGGCTTGCGTGCAGGCGAGTTTGATGTGGGGATCGGCCGCATGGCCGACAGCGAAATGATGGCGGGACTCACTTATGAACTGCTGTTTCTGGAATCGCTCAAGCTTGTGGTGCGGCCAGATCATCCGTTATTAAGTGACAACGTGATGCTTTCACGGGCGATGCAATGGCCGGTGGTGATTTCACCCGAAGGCACCGCGCCGCGCCGCATTGCGCAGCACATGTTGAATGAACAGGGTTGTACCCTTCCGGCCAACTGCGTGGAAACCTCCTCTACCTCGCTGGCGCGTCAGCTGGCGCTACGTTATGACTATGTGTGGTTTGTACCTTCAGGCGCAATTAAGGAAGATTTGAGTCACGACGCGCTGTGCGCACTACCGATTGCGTCGCCGGGCCCGGGCGAGCCAGTTGGCATCATTACACGCAGCGGCAGTCCTTTGAGCCTTAGCGCTGAAGTGTTGATTGCGACCATCCGCAAATTCCATAGTTAG
- the smrA gene encoding DNA endonuclease SmrA, which produces MNLDDEDLFRDAMGDVTPLKNCANTQWLRAPSPKAPRVPEQSEEQENFLTRGFLDIIPLTTALEYKAEGIQQGVLDKLRLGKYPIDASLNLLRQPVETCRQSLFSFMQQANKHGLRNLLIIHGKGRDDESHANIVRSYLARWLREFPEVQTYCMARPQDGGAGALYVGLRKTDKARLENRERHAKHSR; this is translated from the coding sequence ATGAATCTTGATGATGAAGACCTTTTCCGGGATGCCATGGGTGATGTGACACCACTTAAAAATTGCGCCAATACTCAGTGGCTGCGTGCGCCTTCGCCTAAGGCACCGCGTGTGCCAGAGCAGAGCGAGGAGCAGGAAAACTTTCTGACGCGCGGCTTTCTGGACATTATCCCGCTCACCACCGCGCTGGAGTATAAAGCCGAGGGCATCCAGCAAGGCGTGCTGGATAAGTTGCGGTTAGGTAAATATCCCATTGATGCCAGTCTGAATTTACTGCGCCAGCCAGTTGAAACCTGCCGGCAATCCCTGTTTAGTTTTATGCAGCAAGCCAACAAACACGGCTTACGCAATCTGCTGATTATTCATGGTAAAGGGCGTGATGATGAGTCGCATGCCAACATTGTGCGTAGTTATCTTGCGCGCTGGTTACGGGAATTTCCAGAAGTGCAGACGTATTGCATGGCTCGCCCGCAGGATGGCGGCGCGGGGGCGCTCTATGTCGGCTTGCGCAAAACCGACAAAGCGCGCCTCGAAAATCGCGAGCGGCATGCTAAGCACAGTCGCTAA
- a CDS encoding FNR family transcription factor, which translates to MIPEKRSIRRIQSGGCAIHCQDCSISQLCIPFTLNEHELDQLDNIIERKKPIQKGQTLFKAGDELKSLYAIRSGTIKSYTITEQGDEQITGFHLAGDLVGFDAIVGAKHPSFAQALETAMVCEIPFETLDDLSGKMPALRQQMMRLMSGEIKGDQDMILLLSKKNAEERLAAFVWNLSRRFGQRGFSQREFRLTMTRGDIGNYLGLTVETISRLLGRFQKSGMLAVKGKYITIENHALLAELAGQTEQAA; encoded by the coding sequence ATGATCCCGGAAAAACGCAGCATACGACGTATTCAGTCTGGCGGTTGTGCCATTCATTGCCAGGATTGCAGCATCAGTCAATTGTGTATTCCTTTCACGCTGAACGAGCACGAACTGGATCAGCTGGATAATATTATTGAACGCAAAAAGCCCATTCAGAAAGGCCAGACGCTGTTCAAAGCCGGTGATGAACTGAAATCCCTTTACGCTATCCGTTCCGGCACCATCAAAAGCTACACCATCACCGAGCAAGGTGATGAGCAAATTACTGGCTTCCATCTGGCGGGTGATTTGGTCGGTTTTGACGCCATTGTCGGTGCGAAACATCCGAGCTTTGCTCAGGCGCTGGAAACGGCGATGGTATGTGAAATCCCCTTCGAAACGCTGGACGATCTTTCCGGTAAAATGCCTGCGCTGCGTCAGCAGATGATGCGTCTGATGAGCGGTGAAATTAAAGGCGACCAGGATATGATTCTGTTGCTGTCGAAGAAAAATGCGGAAGAGCGCCTGGCCGCTTTCGTGTGGAATTTGTCCCGTCGTTTTGGTCAACGTGGCTTCTCACAACGTGAGTTCCGCCTCACTATGACGCGCGGCGACATTGGTAACTATCTGGGACTAACCGTAGAAACCATCAGCCGTCTGCTCGGTCGCTTCCAGAAAAGTGGCATGTTGGCCGTAAAAGGCAAATATATCACCATTGAGAACCATGCTTTACTGGCAGAATTAGCGGGCCAGACTGAACAAGCCGCATGA
- the pntB gene encoding Re/Si-specific NAD(P)(+) transhydrogenase subunit beta, translated as MSGGLVTAAYIVAAILFICSLAGLSKHETSKQGNIFGMSGMAIALLATIFGPHTGNVAWIIVAMVIGGAIGLRLAKKVEMTEMPELVAILHSFVGLAAVLVGFNSYIDHAPGLAPVMENIHLTEVFLGIFIGAVTFTGSLVAFGKLRGKISSSALMLPHRHKMNLAALVVSFLLMLWFVQTNSTGAQVFALLLMTLIALVFGWHLVASIGGADMPVVVSMLNSYSGWAAAAAGFMLSNDLLIVTGALVGSSGAILSYIMCKAMNRSFISVIAGGFGTDVSVGGESEEAGEHREITAEETAEMLKASSSVIITPGYGMAVAQAQYPVAEITEKLRARGIKVRFGIHPVAGRLPGHMNVLLAEAKVPYDVVLEMDEINDEFSDTDTVLVIGANDTVNPAALEDPRSPIAGMPVLEVWKAQNVIVFKRSMSTGYAGVQNPLFFKDNTQMLFGDAKASVEGILRAL; from the coding sequence ATGTCTGGCGGATTAGTTACTGCAGCATATATTGTTGCCGCGATTCTGTTTATTTGCAGCCTTGCGGGTCTCTCGAAGCACGAGACCTCTAAGCAGGGTAATATTTTTGGCATGAGCGGCATGGCGATTGCGCTGCTCGCAACTATTTTTGGCCCTCATACCGGTAACGTTGCCTGGATTATCGTGGCGATGGTCATCGGTGGTGCGATTGGTTTGCGTCTGGCGAAGAAAGTCGAAATGACTGAAATGCCTGAGCTGGTGGCCATTCTACACAGCTTTGTCGGTTTGGCTGCGGTGTTGGTGGGCTTTAATAGCTACATCGATCACGCACCGGGCCTGGCGCCGGTGATGGAAAATATCCATCTCACCGAGGTGTTTCTTGGCATCTTCATCGGTGCCGTGACCTTTACCGGTTCGCTGGTGGCATTTGGCAAACTGCGCGGGAAGATCTCCTCTTCGGCGCTGATGTTACCGCATCGCCATAAGATGAACCTCGCCGCGCTGGTGGTCTCTTTCCTGCTGATGCTGTGGTTTGTGCAGACCAATAGCACCGGTGCTCAAGTGTTCGCGCTGCTGCTGATGACCCTCATTGCGCTGGTATTTGGCTGGCATTTGGTGGCTTCGATTGGCGGTGCCGATATGCCGGTTGTTGTCTCCATGCTCAACTCTTACTCGGGTTGGGCGGCAGCGGCGGCAGGCTTCATGCTGAGCAACGACTTGCTGATCGTGACCGGTGCGCTGGTGGGTTCTTCGGGGGCCATCCTCTCATACATCATGTGTAAAGCGATGAATCGTTCATTTATCAGCGTGATTGCAGGTGGTTTTGGCACCGATGTAAGTGTGGGTGGTGAAAGCGAAGAAGCGGGTGAACACCGTGAAATCACTGCAGAAGAAACGGCTGAAATGCTAAAGGCCTCCTCTTCGGTGATCATCACCCCGGGTTATGGTATGGCAGTGGCGCAGGCGCAGTATCCAGTTGCTGAAATTACTGAGAAGCTGCGCGCGCGTGGCATCAAAGTTCGCTTTGGTATTCACCCGGTTGCCGGTCGTCTGCCTGGCCACATGAACGTTCTGCTGGCGGAAGCTAAAGTGCCGTACGATGTGGTGCTGGAAATGGACGAAATAAACGATGAATTTAGCGACACTGATACTGTTTTAGTGATCGGCGCGAACGACACCGTTAACCCGGCAGCGCTGGAAGATCCTCGTAGCCCAATTGCTGGCATGCCAGTGCTGGAAGTGTGGAAAGCGCAGAACGTCATTGTGTTTAAACGCTCAATGAGCACGGGATATGCCGGCGTGCAAAATCCACTGTTCTTTAAAGATAATACGCAGATGTTGTTTGGTGACGCCAAAGCCAGCGTCGAAGGTATTCTGCGGGCGCTGTAA
- the pntA gene encoding Re/Si-specific NAD(P)(+) transhydrogenase subunit alpha → MLIGIPKERLANESRVAATPKTVEQLIKLGFSVTVEQNAGLRASFDDESFIAAGATLTNGTDVWQSDIVLKVNAPDDQEIELTRAGSTLVSFIWPAQNPALLEKLAARNVTVMAMDSVPRISRAQALDALSSMANIAGYRAIVEAAHEFGRFFTGQITAAGKVPPAKVMIIGAGVAGLAAIGAAGSLGAIVRAFDTRPEVKEQVQSMGAEFLELDFEEEAGSGDGYAKVMSEAFIKAEMELFAAQAKEVDIIVTTALIPGRPAPKLITAEMVASMKPGSVIVDLAAQTGGNCELTVADQVTLTSNGVKIIGYTDLPSRLPTQSSQLYGTNLVNLLKLLCKEKNGEITVDFEDVVVRGVTVIRDGEVTWPAPPIQVSAAPKAQPAAQPLPKEEAKPVSPWRKYLLLALALVLFACLANVAPPDFLSHFTVFALSCVVGYYVVWNVSHALHTPLMAVTNAISGIIVVGAVLQMGHGGWVTFLSFIAVLIASINIFGGFTVTQRMLKMFRKN, encoded by the coding sequence ATGTTAATTGGAATACCCAAAGAACGGTTAGCCAATGAGTCACGCGTGGCCGCCACGCCAAAGACCGTTGAGCAACTGATCAAGCTGGGATTCAGCGTAACCGTTGAACAAAATGCCGGCCTGCGCGCCAGTTTTGATGATGAGAGCTTCATAGCTGCCGGTGCCACCCTCACCAATGGCACCGATGTGTGGCAGTCCGACATCGTATTAAAAGTCAATGCGCCAGACGATCAGGAGATCGAACTGACTCGTGCGGGCAGTACGCTAGTGAGCTTTATCTGGCCGGCGCAAAATCCTGCACTGCTGGAAAAACTGGCTGCGCGAAACGTTACCGTGATGGCAATGGATTCAGTGCCGCGTATTTCACGCGCGCAGGCGCTTGATGCACTCAGCTCAATGGCGAACATCGCAGGTTATCGCGCCATCGTTGAAGCGGCCCACGAATTCGGTCGCTTCTTCACCGGCCAAATCACTGCGGCAGGTAAAGTACCGCCAGCTAAAGTGATGATCATCGGTGCGGGCGTGGCTGGTCTGGCTGCCATCGGTGCAGCGGGGAGCCTGGGTGCCATTGTGCGTGCTTTCGATACGCGTCCGGAGGTAAAAGAGCAGGTGCAAAGTATGGGCGCCGAGTTCCTTGAGCTGGACTTCGAAGAAGAAGCGGGTAGCGGCGACGGTTATGCCAAAGTGATGTCTGAAGCCTTTATCAAGGCGGAGATGGAACTGTTCGCGGCGCAGGCGAAAGAAGTCGATATTATTGTCACCACCGCGCTAATTCCAGGACGTCCAGCACCAAAGCTGATTACCGCAGAAATGGTGGCCAGTATGAAACCAGGCAGCGTGATTGTCGATCTGGCCGCGCAAACCGGCGGTAACTGTGAATTGACCGTTGCCGATCAGGTGACGCTAACCAGCAATGGCGTGAAGATTATCGGCTATACCGATTTGCCCAGCCGTTTGCCAACGCAATCCTCCCAGTTGTATGGCACCAACCTCGTCAACCTACTGAAATTATTGTGTAAAGAGAAAAACGGCGAAATCACCGTTGATTTTGAAGACGTGGTAGTGCGCGGCGTGACGGTGATTCGTGATGGCGAAGTCACCTGGCCGGCGCCGCCGATTCAGGTTTCGGCGGCGCCAAAAGCGCAACCAGCTGCACAACCGCTGCCGAAGGAAGAAGCCAAACCGGTTTCACCGTGGCGCAAGTATCTGCTACTGGCGCTGGCGCTGGTGCTGTTTGCCTGCCTGGCGAATGTGGCACCACCTGACTTCTTGTCACACTTCACCGTCTTTGCGCTCTCATGCGTGGTTGGCTATTACGTGGTGTGGAACGTAAGTCACGCTTTACACACGCCGTTGATGGCCGTCACCAACGCTATTTCCGGCATTATTGTGGTGGGTGCGGTGCTGCAGATGGGTCATGGCGGATGGGTAACATTCCTTTCCTTTATTGCCGTGCTGATTGCCAGCATCAATATTTTCGGTGGTTTCACCGTCACCCAGCGCATGCTGAAAATGTTTCGTAAGAATTAA
- the ydgH gene encoding DUF1471 family protein YdgH, whose translation MKLKNTILASTLLSLLAANAFAAKELTPDQAAALKPFERINISGRFNAIGDATDAISKQADAKGADSFYVQGINDSNGNGGNWRVTADLYKANAPKADDSTKYRSFSGVKELPKAEAYRLEPYDTVSVNGFFSSQPDVNEAIGKAAKNKGAASFFIVRQVDANNGGNQYVTAYVYKADAPERKVQNTSDSIPADSEAGKAALAAGGTAATKVAIPGVASSETPSRNVGRFFETQSSTGQRYTVKTADGRSVQEVNAITAAQMQPFDTITFSDHFGTPTEISEAVGKRAVEKGAKYYHITRQWQNQSGGNLTVTADLFK comes from the coding sequence ATGAAGCTGAAGAACACTATTCTGGCGTCTACCTTGTTATCACTGCTGGCAGCAAATGCTTTCGCTGCTAAAGAGTTAACGCCAGATCAAGCGGCCGCGTTGAAACCATTCGAACGTATTAATATCAGCGGTCGTTTCAATGCCATTGGCGATGCAACAGATGCCATCTCTAAACAAGCCGATGCCAAAGGCGCAGACTCTTTCTATGTTCAGGGTATCAATGACAGCAACGGTAATGGCGGTAACTGGCGCGTAACGGCTGATCTGTACAAAGCCAATGCGCCGAAAGCGGATGACTCAACCAAATACCGCAGCTTCTCAGGCGTGAAAGAGCTGCCGAAAGCAGAAGCCTATCGCCTTGAGCCTTACGATACTGTGTCGGTCAACGGATTCTTCTCTAGCCAGCCGGATGTGAACGAAGCAATTGGTAAAGCGGCGAAAAATAAGGGCGCGGCCTCGTTCTTTATTGTGCGTCAGGTTGATGCCAATAACGGCGGCAATCAGTACGTCACCGCTTATGTGTATAAAGCCGATGCGCCAGAGCGTAAGGTGCAAAACACATCAGACTCCATCCCTGCTGATTCAGAAGCCGGTAAAGCCGCGTTGGCCGCCGGTGGCACCGCAGCGACGAAAGTGGCAATCCCGGGAGTCGCCTCTTCTGAGACGCCGAGCCGTAATGTGGGTCGTTTCTTCGAAACCCAAAGTTCAACCGGTCAACGTTATACGGTGAAAACCGCGGATGGTCGCAGCGTACAGGAAGTTAATGCTATTACCGCTGCTCAGATGCAGCCGTTCGATACCATTACTTTCTCCGATCACTTCGGTACACCAACTGAAATATCTGAAGCGGTTGGCAAACGTGCCGTTGAGAAAGGTGCGAAGTACTATCACATCACACGTCAATGGCAGAACCAGAGCGGTGGCAACCTCACCGTCACCGCCGATCTCTTCAAGTAA
- a CDS encoding amino acid permease, giving the protein MDKKLGLSALTALVLSSMLGAGVFSLPQNMAAVAGPAALLIGWLITGVGIIFLSLAMLLLTRLKPELDGGIFTYARAGFGELMGFCSAWGYWLCAVIANVSYLVIVFSALSFFTDTPDRVVFGDGNTWQAMLGASVLLWLVHCLVLRGVQTAASINLLATLGKLVPLLLFVVLALLAFNYDRFRFDFSGVELGQPLWQQVKQTMLITLWVFIGVEGAVVVSARARNKKDVGRATLMAVIAALLVYLLVTLLSLGVIPRAELAQMRNPSMAGLMKHLLGHWGDAVIAVGLIISVCGAYLSWTIMAAEVPFLAAQQGAFPRSIARQNRHNSPSASLLLTNGSVQVCLILIAATGADYNTLLTIASEMILVPYLLVGLYLIKVVRGQNRPLAMFTGLGASAYGIWLLYASGPLHLLLSVVLYAPGLMLFLYARRGGRGDKVLSQLERIAIVLLIAAALPATWQLTN; this is encoded by the coding sequence TTGGATAAAAAATTAGGTCTTAGCGCGCTCACCGCGTTGGTACTCAGCTCAATGCTCGGCGCTGGCGTTTTCAGCTTGCCGCAAAATATGGCTGCGGTTGCGGGCCCGGCAGCACTGCTGATCGGCTGGCTCATCACCGGCGTTGGCATCATCTTCCTGTCGCTTGCCATGCTATTACTCACGCGGCTGAAACCTGAACTGGATGGCGGTATTTTTACCTACGCACGCGCGGGTTTTGGCGAGCTGATGGGCTTTTGCTCAGCGTGGGGATATTGGCTGTGTGCGGTAATCGCTAACGTCTCCTATCTGGTGATCGTCTTCTCCGCGCTAAGTTTCTTTACCGATACCCCCGATCGCGTGGTATTCGGCGATGGAAATACGTGGCAGGCCATGCTCGGCGCCTCTGTGCTGCTATGGCTGGTGCATTGTCTGGTATTGCGCGGTGTACAGACTGCGGCCAGCATTAACCTGCTCGCGACATTAGGAAAATTAGTGCCGTTATTGCTGTTCGTCGTATTGGCATTGCTGGCATTTAATTACGATCGCTTCCGCTTTGATTTTAGCGGCGTAGAACTCGGTCAGCCGCTTTGGCAGCAGGTGAAGCAAACCATGCTGATCACACTGTGGGTGTTTATTGGGGTTGAAGGTGCGGTGGTAGTATCCGCGCGCGCGCGCAATAAAAAAGATGTGGGTCGCGCCACGCTAATGGCGGTGATTGCCGCGCTACTGGTTTATTTACTGGTGACGCTGCTGTCGCTGGGCGTGATACCGCGCGCCGAACTGGCGCAAATGCGCAATCCGTCGATGGCCGGCCTGATGAAGCATCTGCTGGGGCATTGGGGGGATGCGGTAATTGCGGTCGGTTTAATTATCTCGGTATGCGGCGCTTATCTGAGCTGGACGATAATGGCGGCCGAAGTGCCGTTCCTGGCGGCACAGCAGGGTGCGTTTCCACGCAGCATCGCACGTCAGAATCGTCACAATTCGCCGTCTGCCTCGCTATTGCTGACAAATGGCAGCGTGCAGGTTTGCCTGATCTTGATTGCCGCTACCGGTGCAGATTACAACACGCTACTTACCATCGCCTCGGAAATGATTCTGGTGCCTTATCTGTTGGTTGGTCTCTACTTAATTAAAGTGGTGCGCGGCCAGAACAGGCCGCTGGCGATGTTCACCGGTCTTGGCGCCAGCGCGTATGGTATATGGTTGCTATATGCATCGGGCCCGCTGCATCTCTTACTTTCTGTGGTGCTGTATGCGCCTGGTCTGATGCTGTTCCTGTATGCACGACGCGGTGGCCGTGGTGACAAGGTATTGTCACAGCTGGAACGCATCGCGATCGTATTATTGATTGCAGCCGCTCTGCCCGCTACCTGGCAGCTGACGAATTAA